The Micromonospora violae DNA segment CGAGGCGAGGGCGTAGGTCGTCGGGGAACCGTCGTGCTTCGCCTTCCACGCGGCCACGAAGGCGCGATTCTCCGCGTTGTCGAGGTCGGGCGAGTAGTTGAGCACCGAGTAGATGTCCCGGGCCGCCTCGCCCTGCGCGTTGAGCACACCGCCCTCGGTGAGGAACCCGGCCGCGTACAGCGGGACGTCCTTGATCTCGGACTGGGCGTACTGCTTGACGAAGTCGACGGCGGCGCTGCCGGCGTAGAAGGTGTAGACGGCCGCCGCGCCGGAGGCCTTGATCCGGGCGAAGTACGGGAGGAAGTTGGTGGTGGCCGGGAACGGCGTGAAGGTGGTCTTGCCGTCGGGGTTCGCGAGCTTCCCGCCGATCTTTGCGAACGCGTCGGTGAAACCGCGCAGCTCGTCCCAACCGCCCTGGTAGTCCGGGCCGATCGCGTACACGGAACCCTTCACGTTGTCGCGGACGTGCTGGGCGATCGCCGCCCCGGGCTCGTCGGAGAGGTACGAGGTGTGCCAGACCCGGGAGACGTCCTTGAGCTCCGGCCGGCCGTTGGAGCCGACCAGTGGCACCTTGGTCTCGTTGAGCAGCGGGGTGACTCCGGCGACCGAGCCACCGCCGACGATGCCGGTGAG contains these protein-coding regions:
- a CDS encoding ABC transporter substrate-binding protein, whose product is MPLTKPWRSRALTAALLAAVLTTGTACGDDAAGPSAGGSIKIGLLASLSGTYQAVGTEIRDGFQLYLDTHDGKLGGRQVDLVVADEGNGAQTAVPAATKLLKQDRVSALTGIVGGGSVAGVTPLLNETKVPLVGSNGRPELKDVSRVWHTSYLSDEPGAAIAQHVRDNVKGSVYAIGPDYQGGWDELRGFTDAFAKIGGKLANPDGKTTFTPFPATTNFLPYFARIKASGAAAVYTFYAGSAAVDFVKQYAQSEIKDVPLYAAGFLTEGGVLNAQGEAARDIYSVLNYSPDLDNAENRAFVAAWKAKHDGSPTTYALASYDAAAVLDRAIGAAGSDPTPEAINTAIGQLGQIASPRGTWQFSTTTHSPVQKWYLRQVRQDGRALSNTVVGDLATVGR